A segment of the Amia ocellicauda isolate fAmiCal2 chromosome 5, fAmiCal2.hap1, whole genome shotgun sequence genome:
GTAAAATAattgttgatttttttcttttggccTCAGAGCTGCTATTAATGGCTCTGTGTTAGATTAATTAAGTTAAATGGTAGTCTGTGCTTTGAAGACTATACTAATCCCAGTTGCCCGTAATCTAGTTGGCAGAAAAGTGTCTTGATTGCAGAAAGATAACAGACCTGGTTTGACAGTTGACCTCTGACGCTGTTCTCTCTCATGTTCAGGCACCCGCTTGCGCTTTCACAAAGGGAATAACGTGGAGTGGCAGGACGCTGAAGACATTACAGATTCTGACGATGAGTCTGAGGATGAGCGGGAGTCCCTCTGCCATTCCCTGAAGGTAAGCACACCTGGGGCTGTTAGTATCCTAGCAGAGCGCGGCATTTCTTTGCAGCCGAGGGTCCCTGGGGGCTCTCTGAGTGAGTGTCCTAGTAGGTCAAAGGGATTTTATTTACTCCTGCTTGGAGTTCAGAGCATCAGTTTAACTATTCATACCCACATCTGTGTAAGTGTCTGAAAATCTTAGTCAGCAGTACAGCAGATATTTAAATTCGTGGACAGATTGTTATTGATGACTGATACATGTATGAAATGGAATTATGTGTTGGATGAAGGCGCTGACTTATTTGTTTTGTCAGATTTTAAAAAGAGAGAATTTAAATCAGTCTTTCGGTCTGATTAATTTGGACTGAAATTGGAAAATAAAAGatcaatcattttttgtaatcCCCACTTcagtgaaaaaatacaaaattgttaTACAGGTCAGATTTTATATCCATCCATATTTTAGCATTAACACAGATAGGTTTGCTTCTCCAAAACAAATCTAATACAAATGTCTATAGTGTAACATGAAGACAaaaattgttttgcttttaagcATAACAGCAATGGACTTTGCATTTCCTACACTGAACTGATGCTATAGTTagttactttaaaaataagGTGTGAAAGTGAAGAAGCAGTTTatgtttagaaaataaaaactgaaaaatgtattgcaaaacattctaaaacatataaaaaaatattcaagTCATTGTTGAGGGAGTGTGTTGACTGCAGTCCTTAGACAAGAACACACCAAAGTTTGACAGatttatttaaagatttaaacaTTGCTTTGCAAAACACCAAACAAAATAATCATGACTAATTCCGGAAAGTAATTTTGAATTAGGGTTTTGAGCATATGAAACCCTTAGCGAATACAGATGCAATAACATTGTGGTGTCTGCTAGTACCTGTGTCAGTTCAGACATTAAGAACCCAGTTAAAGGTGATGAGGTGAGTTGGACTTCTGTCAGGATCATTCACGATCTGGCAATTCAACGTGTGCATGAATCTGCATCATTATAGTGAAGAAGGGCTGCACACAGAAGACTACAGGCTGGCCCAAAAATTAATCACTTTTCCATACTCTgaggagagagtgagtgtgagcgAGAGATCATGTTGTCCAGTTTTGGAGTGTTAAATCCTGTAAATCCACCATTCATAACCTGTCCTGGTCAGACAGGTTTTTAAAGTTtctctatatatttaaaagttaaTGCTTTTTAAGGGGCCACCCTGTTGTTCTTCACTGTGCTGTGATTGACTGACTGAGAATACCATCCATAATGCGTCTTTCTCTGGGTGTTGATTTACAGAGCTATGGTTCTGAAGGTCTAAAGTTAGTGGCACATGAAGAAACTGTGTCTTTTGGGCAGTCAGTACTGAAATTGACTTTTGACCCTGGTTCGCCAGAAGATGGCCTTTTAACAGCAGAATGCAGATTGGATCATCCCTTTTATGTGAAAAGTAAAGGTAAACAGCATACATGTTTTATGATACAACTGAAAATTAATCCAAAGAATAAAAAGACTGAAATCAGTTCTGACCAATCAGAACCTTGTGAAGCGTTTCTACTGTCCAAAGCATTGCTAATGTGTTCAGTAGTTATGACAGGATCTTAAGACACGTGTATAAAGAGGAATGTGTGGGCGAGGCACCAGTCATGTGTTTGAGGGTTGGTCTTCACAACCAGAGTCCAGGGCTCAATGTGTGATCTataacagtggttcccaacctgTGGTCACTGGCCTGAAGGCAATTATCAGGGACACAGAGAATTTCCCagtttaatgtaaataaataatggtaataataattatatcccCTTCAGTCACTTTTCAGGTTTTtagttaaaatgtgttttttcatcCCCACAATGAAAGTGATGAgtagtgaggaaaaaaaaaaaaacattaaatgcatCAAACTTCTTGGTTGTAacaaagtccaaggggggtgaatacttcctatagccactgtacaTTGGAGTGTCACAGTTTAATTAAAGACATATAATAAATGTGATCTAAATGTgctgaaaatataaaatgagaTTTAACGTTTTTTTATTATGTGTTGAATATTTCTGTATACTTTGTCAAGACGACAATGAAAAGTCACGCCGTTTGCAAAAATCGACCATTCGGTTTGAGTTTGGCAATGTACTAGAgaggcacgcacacacgcagaaaggttgggaaccactgatacAAAACATGGCAGCGTTGTGTTGCCTGCTGGGTAAAGTGCATGGCATGGTTCTGTACAAATGCGGTCAGTGCTTCCTCTGTTTAGTGACAATGTCTTTTCTCCCCATACAGGTTGGTCTTCCTTTTATCCGAGCCTTACCGTTGTCCAGCATGGGATCCCCTGCTACGAGATGCAGGTTGGAGATCTTTGTCTACCTCCAGGACACCCCGATGCCATAAACTTTGATGATTCAGTTGTTTTTGACACTTTCAGGAGGTAAATAAATCAGACCTTAAGAGTGCTTTGTTTTAGCTTTGGTTGGAGATGGGCAGTGTATTCCTGCCCTACAAAATAACGCTAGAATTAAAACCAAAGAACATGAACTGAAAATGTTCTGGTAGTGTTTGCAGAAGGTcgtgtgtattttaaaagcattttttttattttttaaacaaaactatttaCTTACTAATACTCAGTAATGTATGCCAACCAACACTACAAAATCTTAagtaatatataaatgaatcaaTTGATAACATGTTTTTCGACCAATACTGTTCCACTGACCCTGACCTGTCTGtggtgtgtgtccctgtgcagCTATGACTTCACTCCGCTGGACTCCTCGGCCGTGTACGTGCTCAGCAGTATGGCTCGCCAGCGCCGGGCTTCCCAGTCCAGCGGAGGAGCCGTCAGCCCCAGCTTTGAGAAATCAGGCGGAGACTTTGAGCTGTTGGGGTCCTCCCAGCCTTCTGGTAACTTCAGCAGCAAACCACACAAAAGCCACAGCTCAGGGACAGCCAGCAGTGCCACGCCAGCCAAGTGCAAGAGACCAATGAATGCCTTCATGCTTTTTGCAAAGAAGTACAGGGTGGAGTATACACAGATGTACCCAGGAAAGGATAACAGGTTGGTACAGCTGAGACTGTGGCATGgcaaccaccccccccccccccacctagaagaaatgtatttttaatcttaGTCATTACTACCACAGTATCTTAGTGTTTCTTATGTGTTCGTAaagtaatattttttattttagctttatatattgttgtttttagttgTATTATTCCCATTCAGGCTACTTTCCTGTGAAAAGGCAACCTGGCACAAGCCACACAGCTGGAGAGGATCATAACAGGCAAACCTATTTGCACCCAGTATTCTTAGATGCTACATGGGGATCAGCTTCTCTGTGTCCCAGAGTTTACCATTACTCTTGGCAAGGACTGACTCAAAGGGATAACTGATAACTGAAGGAGGAGACAGAAAATCGAGTTCTGTTCACTGGTGGTTAATGCctcaattttacatttttattaaaaatggtttcatcagcagagtttgagtaaaaataaaatatgaattcattatgaatttaatttctcttaaaatatattttgcgaGACCGTCACCTTTTTCGTCAGCATAGTTTGCTCTTGTGCAGtaattgaaatgtgtatttcagaGCCATAAGTGTGATCCTCGGAGATCGGTGGAAGAAGATGAAGAACGAGGAAAGAAGGCTGTACACGATGGAGGCCAAAGCCCTGGCCGAGGAGCAGAAGCGCCTTAATCCCGACTGCTGGAAACGGAAAAGAACCAACTCTGTAAGGACTGAACCCGTCACCCcccaccacactgacacactaaccaGGGCGTTTACAGTCATACTCAACCCGTCTAGTGTAGGGAAGCTAGACCCCCTGCGATTCAAGTGGTATAGTGAACCCTATAAGAGTTCACTGAAATGTATAGAAATACTGAATCAAAAAAAGTGTGCGAAGAGTTTTGGATTGAcaaaaaagttttagaacaggaTTTAATGCATTGTCTGTTGTACAGCATGTACCTAGTCCATTGAAACCTTGCCGTCTGTTTCTGCAGGGATCACAGCAGAATTAGGACATGGAAAGCAGCAGGAACCTGACTGGATGGATTTCTGGAGACCTGACTCGCTTCTGTTCCCTCTGTAAGGCTGTTCAGATTACTGTGACAAAAGTTATGCTTTTAAATtgagacaaatatatatatatatatatatatatatatatatatatatatatatatatatatataataaaaagcatTTACTCTGGTCACTAATGATGCTTAAATATTTTCCTATTTTTAATGACGGAAATGCCTTATTCttccaaagtaaaaaaaaaaaaaaaaaaaaaaaaaaaaaaaaaacttcaggtATTTTCATATTATAGGCTTGAAACTGAAACCCTGTGGTGCTAAAGTAGGGAGCAAAGGAGCTGTATAAagaagtctatttttaaatgtaaaaatgggaattttaaatgctttattacagcagttcatatatataatttgtataactcATATATTGCACAACTATTGTAATCCATTTAACTTTTTACGAAAAAGGCTGGGATATATAATGTACTATGACGTGTAGCTTGGGTTTCAGCAATATATTACTAGGTGTCCTATACGAATGAAGAGGCCATATGATGACGTAGGTGGGGCAGCACACATCGCACTTGGGCGAGACTCGCCTTCAGTGTTTTTGCACTTTATTGTACTTTAAAAAACccaataaatgtaaatgaacaGGAACCTTATGAATCTGAAAATCAGTTCTGCATGACACAATCAGAGCCAAAACATTATAGCTTGTTTCTGTTCTGGCAACATTGTGATTACCATTTTGAATCATTTTTGTCAATAATGTACAGACTGTGGCCCCACCAACCTTCTTGCACAAaatgttattgtattatattataaataaacctTTAAACGTAACCCATGCACCTTGTCCTTCTCATTGCACACGTCTTGAGATCAAAGTCCCTCATATGGGTCAGGAACTGTAGCTTTTGAGGATTTGGACACACCTATGTCAATTATTTTCTATGTAAGACATTTCCATGACGGGCAACTGAAACCAGAAGGCTGTGATTTTTGAATTGAGTAAGATTTTACGGTGCCTTGTTCCTCCAGAGTTTGTGACTTAATATGgcctaattatttaattagctGGAGAAACTTGACAATGCCCAACATGATTAATACTAACTACATCTTAACATAAAAAGACCTTGGAATAAAACGGTCAATCAGGAGAGTAATCTGATCAGTTAACGAGCATTTTCACTGGAGGGAAATGTGAAAGCCTCTGAGACGAGGAGTGCGAGATCTGCTGTAAGATAATTTATTCAGCATTTTCCCCTTAatttgttggatttttttttttttaatcaaaagaaGAACTGTAAGGCACAAATGAGGTGAGGATCTAAATAGAAACTGTGGAAGAGGCAGACCTTGTTGAAGTGGCAAGCAGCTAGCAGTGGGTAATTAAAGGatgtgacattttaatttctatAAAAGTTGCTAAAGATCCAGGGAACAGACAAATCCATGCACCCGTAGACGCCCGCGGCAATCAATggatagagagggagagggtggaTGTGCAGGACATAGTTGCACTCTCACATCAGGATGTTTTCTAATCAGACTCACCTCATGTCAAACGCACTACAAGGCCCGTTACACCAGGAGCTATGAAAAAGCCCCACCCCGATGAAGTACAAGACACATTAACACCAGGCAGGCTGGCACTGTCTGTCAGTGTCTGGCCATTATATGTCCCACCTTGGTCCTGGttctaatcaaggtctgtgaaaccagctgtgtAGGTTCTCGTGTCCTTACAGTCATCATTTTACATCTTGCAGAGTGAAAATCTCCATGAATGACAGTCTTACAAAAGGAAACATTCTGTACAAGTCTTTAATCAGCCACTACAATCCCCTTCCCACTGCAGCAAATATAGTGAAGAATCCAGGAAATGCCACCAAAGGTATGGGCCCCTATAATGCAGTATTAGAGAAAGTTTCCTTCTgataacaatattttataaatcTGAATTCAACAAACCTTCCATTAAAACCCAGTTAGCAGTTACATCTTTCCCCATGAAATATTGAGAGAATTAACCTTAAGTTGAATTTAAAATCAATTGGACAGATGAATGGCAAATCCCTTAATGAAACCACATTGAAAATGAAAGCTGGGTATGCCCCATGATCTAATAATACACAATTCTCACTGTGTGTATTGTGCGTTTTCAGCTGGCTCACTGTTGCACCGTCGTGGCTTTCTGGAGCAGCTGTAACATTATTGGATATATGGGTGCAAACTCCTTCCCCTCTCTGGCACGGACAGACTGCACATAGGCCTCCAGTGCACCTCTGAAAAGATAGAACAGGAATGAACATGGTGGCTGGAACTCAGCACTGAAGCAGCAAAaaacttaaaacttaaaaaataaaaataacaaaatgactTATGGAGAGGTTTATCTTAATTAGGAAAAATTTAATGTGCACCTTTCACTGGCTGTACCACAGTTGTGCCCGAAAAAAATTAACCACTTCTAATAAAGTTATATCCACCTGGCTGATGGAGAGCTTCAAAAAGAACTAGAATCTGCATTGGAACAAGAACAGCATtcataaattctataaatacAATGAATGATCATAAATTGGTCTCTTATAGCAAGGGAGAGTAACAGATTTCTCTTTAAATAACTATTGTACGGCTACAAAACGTATCTGAATATTGAGAACAGCTGTACTTTCCACTGTAAAAACTGAAAAGCATGTTTCAGTTTACAGCACAATTTGTagcatgaaaatgtattcttttagtatcatctgtatAAGCACTGGTTTGATCATTTATGCGAGGGCAGTTATCTAGGTTTGAGACACaaccaatatacactcacctaaaggattattaggaacaccatactaatactgtgtttgaccccctttcgccttcagaactgccttaattctacgtggcattgattcaacaaggtgctgaaagcattctttagaaatgttggcccatattgataggatagcatcttgcagttgatggagatttgtgagatgcacatccagggcacgaagctcccgttccaccacatcccaaagatgctctattgggttgagatctggtgactgtgggggccagtttagtacagtgaactcattgtcatgttcaagaaaccaatttgaaatgattcgacctttgtgacatggtgcattatcctgctggaagtagccatcagaggatggatacatggtggtcataaagggatggacatggtcagaaacaatgttcaggtaggccgtggcatttaaacgatgcccaattggcactaaggggcctaaagtgtgccaagaaaacatcccccacaccattacaccaccaccaccagcctgcacagt
Coding sequences within it:
- the hbp1 gene encoding HMG box-containing protein 1 isoform X2, which codes for MATGLSGKVTWHNMVWEVKTQLMPNSVEKEPPLLMNERASGMDDTFEMLKCNEHLPSSPGYPSNDLPELQAVQEDGPHPPTVFQLSSGVSHQERPRSLWGPPPSSPPVSSASPDTSTNWLTELANIATSPESPLMQCTFYNRSSPVHIIATSNSLHSYARPPLASTNAKPGSAKNHWRDRAAVKHERTNSESESGIFCMSSLSDDDDLGWSHSWPSTAWHCFLKGTRLRFHKGNNVEWQDAEDITDSDDESEDERESLCHSLKSYGSEGLKLVAHEETVSFGQSVLKLTFDPGSPEDGLLTAECRLDHPFYVKSKGWSSFYPSLTVVQHGIPCYEMQVGDLCLPPGHPDAINFDDSVVFDTFRSYDFTPLDSSAVYVLSSMARQRRASQSSGGAVSPSFEKSGGDFELLGSSQPSGNFSSKPHKSHSSGTASSATPAKCKRPMNAFMLFAKKYRVEYTQMYPGKDNRAISVILGDRWKKMKNEERRLYTMEAKALAEEQKRLNPDCWKRKRTNSGSQQN
- the hbp1 gene encoding HMG box-containing protein 1 isoform X3; amino-acid sequence: MVWEVKTQLMPNSVEKEPPLLMNERASGMDDTFEMLKCNEHLPSSPGYPSSENCMEYDDLPELQAVQEDGPHPPTVFQLSSGVSHQERPRSLWGPPPSSPPVSSASPDTSTNWLTELANIATSPESPLMQCTFYNRSSPVHIIATSNSLHSYARPPLASTNAKPGSAKNHWRDRAAVKHERTNSESESGIFCMSSLSDDDDLGWSHSWPSTAWHCFLKGTRLRFHKGNNVEWQDAEDITDSDDESEDERESLCHSLKSYGSEGLKLVAHEETVSFGQSVLKLTFDPGSPEDGLLTAECRLDHPFYVKSKGWSSFYPSLTVVQHGIPCYEMQVGDLCLPPGHPDAINFDDSVVFDTFRSYDFTPLDSSAVYVLSSMARQRRASQSSGGAVSPSFEKSGGDFELLGSSQPSGNFSSKPHKSHSSGTASSATPAKCKRPMNAFMLFAKKYRVEYTQMYPGKDNRAISVILGDRWKKMKNEERRLYTMEAKALAEEQKRLNPDCWKRKRTNSGSQQN
- the hbp1 gene encoding HMG box-containing protein 1 isoform X1 → MATGLSGKVTWHNMVWEVKTQLMPNSVEKEPPLLMNERASGMDDTFEMLKCNEHLPSSPGYPSSENCMEYDDLPELQAVQEDGPHPPTVFQLSSGVSHQERPRSLWGPPPSSPPVSSASPDTSTNWLTELANIATSPESPLMQCTFYNRSSPVHIIATSNSLHSYARPPLASTNAKPGSAKNHWRDRAAVKHERTNSESESGIFCMSSLSDDDDLGWSHSWPSTAWHCFLKGTRLRFHKGNNVEWQDAEDITDSDDESEDERESLCHSLKSYGSEGLKLVAHEETVSFGQSVLKLTFDPGSPEDGLLTAECRLDHPFYVKSKGWSSFYPSLTVVQHGIPCYEMQVGDLCLPPGHPDAINFDDSVVFDTFRSYDFTPLDSSAVYVLSSMARQRRASQSSGGAVSPSFEKSGGDFELLGSSQPSGNFSSKPHKSHSSGTASSATPAKCKRPMNAFMLFAKKYRVEYTQMYPGKDNRAISVILGDRWKKMKNEERRLYTMEAKALAEEQKRLNPDCWKRKRTNSGSQQN